CAGAAGGCAAAACGCAAATTCAGTTTACAATACAGTGAATTTACCCCATTATGCTGCCTACAGCATGGCAACAGCCATTGTGTGTTCACAAAATTAGTTGCCACATGGCAAGCATGTTTATGGCAACTGACACGGTTGATCACGAAATTAGTTGCCTTCCAGTGCATACAGTTCCTGGAACTACTATGGCTGCCTTTGTAATTCACTTTGAAACACAACTACCTAGATCTAGGGTTCAATCCCAACTATCAAACCCTGAAATTAACCAACAAAAAACTTCCTGCACCAATGGCAACAGCATTTCAGGGCAATGCATGACTAACAACTACAAAAACGCCGGCTCAAATCGAACCGCAACACCCGGATGTGGTTGCGGACATGGCGAGCCACACCGGCATCACTGACACCGTGGCGGCGACGAACCTGCGCAATGCCATCCTAAACGGCAAACACGGGACTCCGCCGCCGACGGGAACGCCGGAGCACCGCGATTACGCCGTAATCACTATGAATCTCGAGCGGAGAAATCCACCGCAGAGGGGAGAGGGGAAAATGCAGGGAGGAATGTCAGCACGGGGAGGAGCATTACCTTCAAGCTGCGGGCACTCCGGCGTAGACTCTCTGGTCCGGCGAGCCTCACCGACGGCCGCGAATGCCGTCGACTcttccgcctccgccgcctcctcctcctatcGGCTTCTCCTCCAATCGAATGAACTGCTGCGGATGGTGGGTTGGGTGAGTAGAGAAGTGGGGGAGTAAATGAAACCGCGCATGATGGGGGTGTGAAGTATGCCGTGCTAGACTGCAACCGCATTCGGGCGATGCGTGCGGGCGCAACCGCAGTCCCACTGCACGCCCCCGAGTGGCAACCGTTGACCGCGGAAAGGAAACCGGCGTGCGGCGACCCCTCTTACACACCACACAATCGActtgtcctacgtggcacacgAAATCAGCCAGATCGTGTCAAGATTCGTGCAGTACCTACTGGACGGCAACGGATGCGTGTGCGCTAGttggctaacgcccacacgtgtggacGTTAGACTTTTCGTTGAATAAATGATACTCCCTCTGATCGGGTACACTTTTTTCCGATAGGAGGGAGTGGTATTTTTTAGGTCAGATAGCCAGTACTCAGAGGTTTATAGTGGCAACCAAGGAAAGTGATATCAAAATCTTTCTAGTGCAACTTTTTCTTCAAGACATAACATTCATTCAGAACTCTTGATATTTTGTGACAGTGAAATATTATTCCCATGCATCAAACTGATCTTATCATAGTCGACAAACAGCGGCAAACGATGGTTGGTAACAAAACAAAACCAGATCATTCATTCTTTGGGGGTGATCTTGATGCCCTTGATGAGGAGCCCCCTCTTCCACTGCCCACCGTCATACTCAAACATGGAGATCTCTGCCTCTCCATTCTGCCCCTTGTGCGGCTTAACCTCCCCAACCTTGACCAGCAGCCACTTCCCCCTGGGCTTCTCCTCCAGGTTCTCCTTGTGCTGCTGGATCGTCCCGTCGGGGAACTTCAGCCGGAAGTTCACCGGGGTCGACCACCCGCAGGCCGGGTCATCGATCTTTATCTCAAAGAAGACCTCGTAGGTGACTCCTGGCGTGAGATGGGACAGCTCCAGCTTCCCTTGGACCTCCAGCCAACAAACGTTCTGCAGTGCCACCGTCTCGATTCCGGCTTCGGCGTCACTGATTTGAACATTTCAGGTTCAGAACAGCACGTTAAGTATGTATACATATACACATGTTTATGATTCTTAACTAACCTTCCTTCTTTCAGGGGGTGCCAAGTCCAGTACTTGGGGTCTTCGCTCCAGGTGATGTGTAGGCCTCTGGGGAACAGCATGAAGCAGTTGTGCCTGGTCCTTTCGTCCACCCAGTACTTCTGTAACATTGCAAAAAAAAAAGTTTGAAGCATAAgccatgttgaggaagcaaaatCTTATGATATTTTACAGCACATATTAGTTCAATGCTCAGAAGAAGTATACCTTTGTTTTCCCGGCCAAGAAGATCCCCTTGGAGACCTGATCTTCCAGCGCGGCTATGTCGGCGACATTCTCCCCGGCGACGATCTCCCGGAACACGTGAGGAGCCGGCGCCCTCTTGGACTGGGCCTGGTTGGCGGTGTCGGAAGGAGTAGAAGCGCTGAGCGCTGTCGGCTCGACACGGCCATCACCGGTGGGCGACGAGGCGGTGGACGCCTCCTGTCTCGACGGCGCCGCCCCCATGGTTTGCTCGGTTTCTCTGAAGTCTGAACTTCTCGTTGGGTGCAACAGCAGCTCAAGCAGGTCCTGGCATTTATATAGCTGCGGGATGGCTAGAAGCCTAGAAGCATCAGGGCTTCGTCGTGGTAAAGGAATGAAGACGGAATTTGATGACCTTTTCGCGCCTACGGTCGTGCGCTGGTCGGCATGCGAGAGCTGTCCAGATGATAATGTCGGCAAAGAAGATGGCATCGGGATAACGTTAACAGCGGCCGAGAAAATGCGGCGGAGAACATCAGATTCCGTAAACTTTGCCTTTCGTCACGCTTTGAGCTGAGCTCGGCATCTGATTCCATGATCCAGGGATGAAGCTTGTGCCACGCACGGAAGAATCCACCTTCTTTTTCGCGGGTAAGGATAGCATGCATGCTGCCGTAGCATTGATGCTTCGGTCGAGGGTATTGTGTAGAACCAACTATGTCCTGATTGAATACATGATTGGAGTTGCTCCAAGGACGTAAACCTGTACCCATTTCGTTTTCAGTGTACACAGAAACTTCACGGATGCGCTTGGTACCTTTTTATTTTGTTGTGAATGGGTGCTAGATAGATATTGCGATGAACCGGCTTTTAGTCTGTTTTTATTCGTTTGGGTCAGCCGTAGGGACTGCGTCTGGccctttttttattttattgGCCAGCGTCCAACCAACTAACACATTTCATTCGTGCGGCTTGTATGCGGTCATATTACATAGTTTTTTCATACAAATCTAAGCATTGCCTAAAGTTTAAATCACACAGTTATTACATCACAATGTTAAATGGTTTATAatcaaataaaaatattatagTTTACAAACCAAATAAAATTTAAATTATCACAAATATATTGAAAGAAAAATAGCCGACACATCTATTAGTTGTCAATATATGACTTTGCATATGCTCAACCAAATGATTTTGGAGTTGCATGTGAGTTGCGCAATCACGCATTTCATGATGAATTTAGATGAACTGCAAACGTTGCCGGTTCATGCTTAGGCACAACGCCAGAGCATGGCCCGGGATCGATCCCTTCAACCTCGTCCACTGCCTAGCAATGTGGACATTGACTACCATAATCGCAACCCAAAAAATCTCATCGTGCGACGATGATTCGACCGATGAACACATGAAGTTATTGAAAAATAACTCATCCCCACTATCCATGGTACCTTGCAGGCAAAACGTCAAACACCTTGCGGGCCTGTGGCCGGTGAGGAGCCCCGCGCCTCTCCGCCATACAAGGCTACCTGCAGTAGGTCTATCAAAAAGGAAGCGGTCGTGGAGGCGacgtggtggcgtggccgtggagGTGCTTCAACGGCGGGGAAAAGAGACCACCAACGCCGGCAAGAGCTGGCATCGAATGCGGCGTGGAGGCAGTGGAAGTGTGTGGATGCGGGGCAGCATCCTGGGCAGCGTCAAACCGCTCGGAAGCGAGTGGCGGCAGTGAGGGTGCCGTGGTTGGAAGTGTCGGGTATGGATACGGGAGAGAGAGAATGGCCGATGTGCCACCGACGAGCGGTCCAGGGGGTGGACAAAGGCGGGCGTCACACATGTCTGCGCCGACGCAAACCCAGTCGAAGTTTGGGCCTTGGACAAATGTGTTTGTCGGGATCTCCTCTTATAGCTTCACGCGGTTTTTCATGGCGCGCCTTGGAGTATCATACAGGGTTTTGACAAAAACCTCCTTCCTGAAGCTGAGGAGACAAAGATCACTACTCTTTACCGGTGCAACAACGTTTCTGCTCCGGTGCTCCCCCCCTGGGCTGAACGCGGGGTGGAAAAACACGTCGACGGCCAGGATGAACCAAAAACGGTTCATAACGAGGGGTACGATCGTCTTTGTTGCCCCCGCGTATAGCCGTCGAGGAGCCCTGGGAGGCCCATACGGGCCCGGTTAGGTCGTATGCCCGGCCGTATACATATGCCCGTCCGTATACGTATTTGTTTGTATACGGCGGCCTTTCGTGCACGCGAGAAGCCGCCCGCGCGTGGGGCAGCACGTGTCACGGGTAGTTGCCAAAACTGTCCCATCATATAAATGTGGACagcaaccacctccggccgcatcgcccaccatttccccccgccgcatcgtctccctctctccactctccactccccactccctctcctctccaacctcctcgtctccctcaccgcatcctctccatcgccatggcggaCGCAGGAGGCGAGCGCCCCGATTGGGGCGCAGATCTggtggagcaggcgcggcaggtcGCTGTGGGCACCTTTGTGAGGGGGCGTGCAGGCGTCCAGCGCGGTGCTCCCTCCGCTGGAGATCTGGAGAAGGCGGGGGCGGGCTGCAGCGGCGTGGTCCAGCCAGATGCGCCCGCTCtggcgaactccggcgaggcgCAGAAGGTGGAGGCGGGCTCTGGCGAGGTGCAGAAGGTGGGGGCAGGCTCTGGCGAGGCGCACGAGGTGGAGAAGGTGGAggccggctccggcgaggagGAAGCGGAGCAGAAGGTATCTGCGGCTAACTTTTAGTTGGTAGTTTTTGGATTGTAGGGTTTGTGGCCAGAACTTTGTTTGGTTAGATTTGTTAGAGGTAGGGTTTTCTCTGCATTAGGGTTTTTCTGTATTTGATTCGTGCAAGAATGGTGGACCACATATGATTATTAGATTAGGTTAGAAGTAGCCAGATTGAGGGATGGGGTTTTTTCAGATGCTTATTAGATTAGTAGTGGAATTTTTGCAATTCTTTAGGTGTTTGGAGTCAAATATATACTTCTGTATTGGTTTGGGTTGGTGCCTGCTTTAGTTCTTTGGCTTGATGATTAATTAAATGGATGCTTAGTTCTAGGGATTATGGCTGTCATAGTTGCAATTCTTAGATGCTTGATTGATGCATGTTGTCATAGTTGCAGTTATTTGATGCTTGATTGATGCCTGTCAGGCAGAGGCTATGAGATGGGTTGTGCATGGCCTTGTGTTTTTGGAAATTGTCTACGTGAGGTGATTAGATGGTGCATTAGTTTGGTTGTAAATATAGTAAAGGATGTGCTCTTGTACTGGGTGTTGTCATGTTAATCAAAAAGAGCTTCTCAAGGGCTGGACTTTTTTGTGCTGGATTGGGGCTTCTGAAGGAGAGGGGAAGCATGGTCGAGGGGAAGGGGCAGTCTATGCTTATTTAGTTTGTGTTAGTAGTGGAATTTTGTCGTTGCTTCAGAGATATTGACAGCATTGAACATCCTCTGCAATGCCGTTGCTtcagagataaaagcatcttggGGTTTTTTCAGATGCTTATTAGATTAGTAGTTGAATTTTTGCTTGTTAGAATTTAATTAGTATGAGGTTGAATACCTTATTTAAGGGGGAATTTAAGGTCAGATAGATGTCATATGATTATTAGATCTGTAGTTCAATGCTGCTGACATTTATGATTATTTGATTTGATCTGTGGTTCAATGATACTGGATGGAAACATATTTGATTTGGAATGCATTAATTAAGATGTGCCAATGAATTGATTTAGATGATACAAGATTCATCTATAGTATAATTTGTTGTTGTTTAGGTAAGTAATGAAATTTTAGATGTTTGTTGGAGATGTATGCATTTATAGTTGAAGTtgtacctaattaactactgcaTTATGTTAATATGTGTAGGAGCTTTGCTGCATTATCCCAAAAATAGTAATTTGTGCATATTAAAATTTGTAGTTGGCTTCTGTAATTAGTATATACTATATGTAAAGAGTGAAGAAAACATTCCAAGGCAGGATCCTAGCAACAAAATATACTATATGTTTCCATTAAGtagtgtggggggggggggaattccCTCAAAAGAAAAGTGTTGGGTTAATCCAGGGAATGTCAAGAATCCAGCTTGGATTTTCATTAGCATTTATGAAGGAAAGCATTTGTCTGTTGATTGATTGCTTAGATtctgtatttataaggaaagcaTTTGGTCACTTGCAACATACCAATGTGGTTCACATTCACAATTTTGTGTGTAATGACATTCTTTGAACTGCAATTCAATTCATTGTAATTGATGTGCTTGTTTGACAAtatagcaggaggaggaggatcttgTGGTTGTGGGCAACAAGAGGAAGTGGGACAAGACTGGGTTCTACCCATATGACTCTGATGAAGATGAGCCGTATGAGGTAAGGCCTAGTTGAAATGTTATTTGTGCATTGAGTTAGTGTGTTTATAGTATTTGAATGCATAATGTATTAATGTCAGTCATTAATGTGTGCAATATGAATCTAGAGATGATGTggacgaggggaacgtcgagtCGTTTGAAGAGAAGGTGGTGTTGAAGATCAGGACCCAAGGACCTGGTATGTACCACAACTGGAGGACGGAAAAGTACCGCTGCCCCTTCTGCAGCAAGCCCAAGCCCAGGTCTGGGTTATTGTAGCATCTGATGGAACATTGCCGGGCTACATCGATCTCCAGTGATGAGTACAAGATCAGGGCTGAGCATTCTGCCCTCCTGAAGGTCCTGAGAAACCCTAACCTCTAGTCCTACATCATGCTGATCATCAGAAGCTGGAAGCCGTACTCATCATCAGTATATTTGATGATGTTTTACTTTTGGAAAGCTGCATCTGGGTCTGAACTGGTTAAAAACTACCTCTATTAATGTAATGTAATGTATTGTGTGTCTTAACTGGATCTGTGTTGAACTGCCTGGTACCTAATGCTATCTATATATGTCTGGCCTTAACTTTATTGGTGGTGAATGCTTCCTTCATGTTTACTTGTTGTTTCGATGGTGCAATGATCACAAATGGTGCTTCAGTGTTGCTTCAGACATGCTGCAACACTTGTCTATGCTGTGCGCAAGTGCAACATGCTGTGCGCATGTGCCAATTAAACCAAATATTGAATCTGGCAATGTTCCAAATTGGCTGTCATGAATTATATTACAAGGGGTTTCGTAAAGTTACTGATAATTGTTCATCCTCACACATTCCATCAATGCGTAATTTGAATAAGCAAAAAGATCAAATGTTCCATCATTTGAACCAATGTTGCAATAACAGAGCAAATATTCCATCATCAAAGTGTGAAGGAATTAAATGTAAATTTACAAGAGTAATGTAAAACTAGTTAAAAATAATGTGTGAAAAAAAAACGAATTTGAAATAAGATCTACTTTATTTTTAATAAAGTTATATAAGAGTGCATTAAAAAAAATAAACTGAAGGCATTAAACAAAAAGAAAAGCATGGGCCAGCCTAGCCATCTTGGAAACCTTACTTTATAAATAAAAAAATACAGAAAAATAAGAGGGCACTAAaaataaacaaatataagagggcattataaattaaaaaaattgaaaaaatagaaagaaaatataagagggcattataaatttcaaagaaaatataagagggcattataaacaaatataagagggcattagaaatttcaaagaaattttggaaaaagaatattttacaatgcccccgagagttatagaccgatgttttgaccagccagtctagagggcattataaattaataaaaaattcaaaaaaatataaaaccttggaaacctagctttgtttgtgcaagatatcatgtgtgccaaaattgaggtgatttggaatTGGTTGAGAAAAtgatcgcattccggaggggccatttggtctaacttaagccagtttttgaacatacgtgattttttccaccacctccaaatcacccaaattttcttgtacatggtgacccacatgtgccaaacatggctatgaaagaaattttggaaaaataatactttacaatgcccccttgaggtatagaccgatgttttgaccagtcagtctagagggcattataaattaataaaaattaaaaaaaatgtaaaaccttggaaaactagctttgtttgtgcaagagatcatgtgtgccaaaactgaggtgatttggaggtggtcgaaaaaatgatcgcattccggaggggccatttggtctaacttaagccagtttttgaacatacgtgattttttccaccacctccaaatcacccaaattttcttgtacatgatgagccacatgtgccaaacatggctatgaaagaaattttggaaaaataatactttacaatgcccccttgaggtatagaccgatgttttgaccagtcagtctagacggcattataaattaataaaaaattcaaaaaatatgtaaaaccttggaaaactagctttgtttgtgcaagagatcatttgtgccaaaactgaggtgattaggaggtggtcgaaaaaatcatcgcattccggaggggccatttggtaacttaagccagtttttgaacatacgtgattttttccaccacctccaaatcacccaaattttcttgtacatggtgacccacatgtgccaaacatgtctatgaaagaaattttggaaaaataatactttacaatgcccccttgaggtatagaccgatgttttgaccagccagtctagagggcattataaattaataaaaaattcaaaaaaatgtaaaaccttggaaaactagctttgtttgtgcaagagatcatgtgtgccaaaattgaggtaaTTTGGAGATGGTCGAAAAattgcccgcattccggagggaccatttggtctaacttaagccagtttttgaaaaaaggtgaatttttccaccgcctccaaatcacccaaattttcttgtacatggtgacacacatgtgccaaacatgtctatgaaagaaatttttgaaaaaaattattttacaatgcccccttgaggcatagaccgatgttttcagcagtcagtctagatggcattataaattcaaaacaATTTAAAGAAAATACAAAAACTTGGAAACCTAGTTTTGTTTGTggaagagatcatgtgtgcaacatgtctatgaaagaaatttttgaaaacaattattttacaatgtccccttgaggtatagaccgacgTTTTGAGCATTAAACCAGGGTGTGTACAACTCTAGCTTGTTCTTGCCAAAATGCAGCATGAGGGACAGGCTGCAATGGAAATAATGGTGacaaatgaaaaaaatgaaatagacaaaaaaagcccgcctacttgCCCGCTTTCACAATTCAACGGCTTGCATACGACTAGTAACCCAATCATttattgggccaggatgcagaGGCCCGCCAGATTGTGAAAACAGGTAgcaagtaggccccacagggcagGGACGGAGACAGTTAGGCAATGTGCTGCCCGCTTTAGAAAGGAACTTGAGAGGGAAAGCTTAGCCCGCTATATAAACCGGTGCTAGCTCCCctcgctcggcgaggtgggactaaactccctgCACCCCTGGGATGTGCCCGGCGCGAAGCTCGCTTGGGCCTAATTCGGGTGGGCCGTCCCATGCCAGCCTCACCCGCTGGGTCGCTGGATGGACCGTTGGGCCATCTCGTTGTCTGCGCCTGAGGCCTGCATGCATGGGCAGGGCGGCGACGTGGGTTTGCTTGCGCGGGTGGCGGACGTGCATGCATGCGAGCGAGGCGATTAAAACCTTGTTTTCACACTTTTCGATTCAACGTGGCAATTAAAACCTTGGTTTCACACTTTTTTGATCCACCCGCATGTATTCAACGTGGCAATTAAAGCCTTGGTTTCACACTTTTTTGATCCACCCGCATCTATTCAACGTGGCAATTAAAGTGGCATATGGATCGTTCGACGTGGCTAGTTTGAACGTAAGCGCGGTAGGTTcccttcccttcccctttccctatTTAAACCACCAGCCCACACCTTCTGCACACATCCATTTGCGCCGCCCTTCTCTTCTTCCCCAAACCTAGAGCACTCTCTGAGCGAGCCGCGAGGATGCAGTACAACGGCCCCACCTACCGGCTCCCACCGACCGTGCCGGAGAGACAGTATCCGGCCGGCGTCGTCGTGGAGAGCACGCTTCGCGTGTGGGCGTTCTCACGCTGGAGGGGTGCAAGGGGCTTTGCCCAGTGgttcctccgtgcgggcttcGCACCCCTCCCGGCGGGCTCGCCGGTGATGTTCCGACTGGATGAAGTGCGTCCAAACTCCTGGTCTCCGCCGATAGGGCTCACCGTCACCTTCACCAACAGATTTGATGCGTACTACCTCCTCGGCAAGGTGTTTTGATGTGGATGCGAATTCATCGCATTCACAACCCACAACATCTTCACAAACTTCGACTGCGTCTTCCCCACCCGCGACGGTATGCACACCCTCCCCTATTACATCGGCGAGGACGGGATGGAGAGGAGCACTGGAGAGGAGGCGCAGTGAAGATGGTGGTGAAGGCCCGGTCTCGTCAGCTTGACTTGCCCTAGCATGTTAGGGCAAGTTTTTTATCTTTTCAATATTTCTGTTAAATCATGTTGTTAGTTCTACCGTGAACTTTATCTATCCGAACTATGTTATGATTTCTACCCGTCTATTTGATATGTTGTTGGTTATctgtgttttgcttgctatttctaTCTTCTTCCCTTGATATTTCTATCTTATTTGACGTCAAAACCACCAAGTTTTGGGGTTAGCTCAGATTTCACGCGGCCCACGGGGGTGTGCTTGCGCGCTTGATGGAAAAAATTGGTGTCATTGAACTTAGCCGTTCGGGTAGCAGGGGATGTTCCATCTAGGAAGACGGATTTTTTCGGCATGCTTGAAATGGACCCAAAAAATTTTTGAAACCCTTGTACCAACATGACAAGCATCCATGCCAACTGGAAATTGTTTTGCGACGTTGTATGGTTTTGTAGGCTATAATGATTACACGTGTAGATGAAAGGCATGAAAAAACAGTTTCAACAAAGACAACATAAATGATTTTTTACAAGTTTTATAGATGGAAACTTCTTTAGATGCAATGCCATCTCACAAACAACTGTATGATTGATCATAAAACACATGCATTGTTGTTCAAAGAACTGTCTCATGAATAAATTGTACCATAATTGCGAACATAGTGTGAAACAGAAAAAAATATTTGTTTGCAACAAAATAATCCTGGTTTGAAGCttaaactggttgaaaaacaaTTGAGCCTACTCCATATGGTCTTCTGCACTGCCAAAATCCAGTGACCTCTTGCATTGCGACGTTGGAGATTGCTTCGGGCTTGGCGACGACCCGTGTGCTTCAATCTTTTTCTCTTTAACATCAATGTAACCATACAACTGAAGTTGTTCTTGTTCTTTCTCCGCCAACTCTCTAGCAAGACCCTCCGTTTCTTGGATTCTCACTTCCTGTAGGAAACCATAGGAATTGTATTAGGAAGAACTTAAAAATGACGTAGCCATAAACTAGATGCATGTAACATGTAAAATTTGAACCTCTGGATCAATGTCACCCTCGGGAAAACAACCCGTAGTTCTATTGT
The Aegilops tauschii subsp. strangulata cultivar AL8/78 chromosome 3, Aet v6.0, whole genome shotgun sequence genome window above contains:
- the LOC109776342 gene encoding lectin, with the translated sequence MGAAPSRQEASTASSPTGDGRVEPTALSASTPSDTANQAQSKRAPAPHVFREIVAGENVADIAALEDQVSKGIFLAGKTKKYWVDERTRHNCFMLFPRGLHITWSEDPKYWTWHPLKEGSDAEAGIETVALQNVCWLEVQGKLELSHLTPGVTYEVFFEIKIDDPACGWSTPVNFRLKFPDGTIQQHKENLEEKPRGKWLLVKVGEVKPHKGQNGEAEISMFEYDGGQWKRGLLIKGIKITPKE